The following proteins are encoded in a genomic region of Nocardioides renjunii:
- a CDS encoding cupin domain-containing protein: MTYPVIQNPVTKERGIVRRTPSDEHPGLIADLYAAPGAAVVGEHTHPHSTESFTVVRGELRMTLDGEERAVEPGRRVVIPPGTPHDWWNAGTETAYVILEVDPGARFEAMIRNLFGLASDGRTDDTGRPSLLQSALLAREFDDVIRFTSPPRAIQRPLFAALAPLARRTGLRGCYPHYLGDTGETVDEIEALPPEVAALVPGL; the protein is encoded by the coding sequence ATGACCTATCCCGTCATCCAGAACCCCGTCACCAAGGAACGGGGGATCGTACGTCGGACCCCGAGCGACGAGCACCCGGGACTGATCGCCGACCTGTACGCAGCGCCCGGCGCCGCGGTCGTGGGCGAGCACACCCACCCGCACAGCACCGAGTCGTTCACCGTGGTCCGCGGCGAGCTGCGCATGACACTGGACGGAGAGGAGCGGGCGGTCGAGCCCGGTCGCCGCGTGGTCATCCCGCCCGGCACCCCCCACGACTGGTGGAACGCCGGCACCGAGACCGCCTACGTCATCCTGGAGGTCGACCCGGGGGCCCGGTTCGAGGCCATGATCCGCAACCTCTTCGGCCTTGCTTCCGACGGCAGGACGGACGACACCGGGCGGCCCTCCCTGCTGCAGTCGGCCCTGTTGGCACGCGAGTTCGACGACGTCATCCGGTTCACCTCACCGCCGCGGGCGATCCAGAGGCCGCTCTTCGCCGCACTCGCGCCTCTCGCGCGACGCACCGGCCTGCGCGGCTGCTATCCGCACTACCTGGGCGACACCGGCGAGACCGTCGACGAGATCGAGGCGCTGCCACCCGAGGTCGCCGCTCTCGTGCCCGGACTCTGA
- a CDS encoding HNH endonuclease signature motif containing protein: protein MGRHQVAAVAGRVGPAQLDRLVAETIKRHHLDTHDPTKDPDDGYLSVDPRHATLHPDDVHYAGTMRFEAELDIADALDLDRALAHGAETLAALGSVAPLDSRRSQALGDLARTQTALDLHTQGSTAARSEDGLPIAREVVLHAHFDAGLGGLDGLETVFGPTGRMEERHRLVLLEQVTNWCGDSRTKVTVKPVIDLNAELTAPGYDIPDRIREQVILRDHTCVFPWCTRPARACNIDHVIAYDHDAQVEGRPQPGPTVSSNLAAECRWHHRLKTHTGWRYEVTGPGVYEWTSPHGHRYRRDRDGTTRIGDPEPPDRP from the coding sequence GTGGGTCGACACCAGGTCGCGGCCGTCGCCGGCCGGGTCGGTCCCGCGCAGCTCGACCGGCTGGTCGCGGAGACCATCAAGCGCCACCACCTCGACACCCACGACCCGACCAAGGACCCCGACGACGGCTACCTGTCGGTCGACCCGCGCCACGCGACCCTCCACCCCGACGACGTCCACTACGCCGGCACGATGCGGTTCGAGGCCGAGCTCGACATCGCCGACGCCCTCGACCTCGACCGAGCCCTCGCCCACGGCGCCGAGACGCTCGCGGCGTTGGGATCAGTCGCACCCTTGGATTCTCGTCGTTCTCAAGCGCTCGGCGACCTGGCGCGCACCCAGACCGCGCTCGACCTCCACACCCAAGGCTCGACCGCCGCCAGGAGCGAGGACGGCCTGCCCATCGCCCGGGAAGTCGTCCTGCACGCCCACTTCGACGCCGGCCTCGGCGGGCTCGACGGGCTGGAGACCGTGTTCGGTCCCACTGGGCGCATGGAGGAGAGGCATCGGCTGGTCCTCCTCGAGCAGGTGACGAACTGGTGCGGCGACTCGCGGACCAAGGTGACCGTCAAGCCGGTCATTGACCTGAACGCCGAGCTCACCGCACCCGGCTACGACATCCCCGACCGGATCCGCGAACAAGTCATCCTCCGCGACCACACCTGCGTCTTCCCGTGGTGCACCCGCCCCGCCCGAGCCTGCAACATCGACCACGTCATCGCCTACGACCACGACGCGCAAGTTGAAGGCCGTCCCCAGCCGGGGCCGACCGTGTCCTCGAACCTCGCCGCGGAGTGCCGATGGCACCACCGCCTCAAGACCCACACCGGCTGGCGATACGAGGTGACCGGACCGGGTGTCTACGAGTGGACCAGCCCCCACGGCCACCGCTACCGCCGCGACCGTGATGGCACCACCCGCATCGGGGACCCCGAGCCACCCGACCGACCATGA
- a CDS encoding MalY/PatB family protein, which produces MATDRRPIVDLTEAEARHRLPLKWGVPEGVLAAWVAEMDYAVDPVVLESVQRMVADGITGYPVMEDPQLAESYAAWSARHFGWAPEPEAVQPVVDVTAGVRLAIDVLSGPGGVVFPTPGYNAQHGLAGVTGRAEHPLEVPASADRAEIDLDALDRLLAGGAQTLLLTQPHNPWGRAFTRDELEGVRDVVVRHGARVVSDEIHAPLVLPGAEHVPYLSVEGTHDHAVAVVAASKAFNTAGLRCAQLVVPDPAARQRLADQPISRNDSWSPLGARAARAAYDHGDGWLVSLIERLDQQRTLLGELLASHLPEVRMRPVEATYLAWLDASAYGHDDAAAVALERGRVMVSDGASYAPGSTGQVRLNFATSPERLTEIVERLAKAWV; this is translated from the coding sequence ATGGCGACGGACCGGCGCCCGATCGTCGACCTCACCGAGGCGGAGGCGCGGCACCGGCTGCCGCTGAAGTGGGGCGTGCCGGAGGGCGTGCTCGCGGCGTGGGTCGCGGAGATGGACTACGCCGTCGACCCGGTGGTGCTCGAGTCCGTCCAGCGGATGGTGGCCGACGGCATCACCGGCTACCCCGTCATGGAGGACCCGCAGCTCGCCGAGTCCTACGCCGCCTGGTCGGCACGGCACTTCGGCTGGGCGCCCGAGCCGGAGGCCGTGCAGCCCGTGGTCGACGTGACCGCCGGGGTGCGGCTGGCGATCGACGTGCTCAGCGGTCCGGGCGGCGTGGTGTTCCCGACCCCCGGCTACAACGCCCAGCACGGGCTGGCCGGCGTCACCGGTCGCGCCGAGCACCCGCTCGAGGTGCCGGCCTCGGCCGACCGCGCCGAGATCGACCTCGACGCCCTCGACCGGCTGCTGGCCGGGGGAGCGCAGACGCTGCTGCTCACCCAGCCGCACAACCCGTGGGGCCGGGCCTTCACCCGGGACGAGCTCGAGGGCGTCCGCGACGTCGTCGTACGCCACGGGGCGCGGGTGGTCAGCGACGAGATCCACGCACCGCTGGTGCTGCCGGGGGCCGAGCACGTCCCCTACCTCTCCGTCGAGGGCACCCACGACCACGCCGTCGCGGTGGTCGCGGCGTCGAAGGCCTTCAACACCGCCGGCCTGCGCTGCGCCCAGCTCGTCGTGCCCGACCCGGCCGCGCGGCAGCGGCTCGCCGACCAGCCGATCTCGCGCAACGACTCCTGGTCACCCCTTGGCGCCAGGGCGGCCCGCGCGGCGTACGACCACGGCGACGGCTGGCTCGTCTCGCTCATCGAGCGCCTCGACCAGCAGCGGACCCTCCTCGGCGAGCTGCTCGCCAGCCACCTGCCCGAGGTCCGGATGCGCCCGGTCGAGGCGACGTACCTCGCCTGGCTCGACGCCTCCGCCTACGGCCACGACGACGCCGCGGCCGTCGCGCTCGAGCGGGGGAGGGTGATGGTGAGCGACGGCGCCTCCTACGCCCCCGGCAGCACCGGACAGGTCCGCCTCAACTTCGCCACCTCGCCCGAGCGGCTGACCGAGATCGTGGAGCGGTTGGCGAAGGCCTGGGTGTAG
- the thrS gene encoding threonine--tRNA ligase — protein MSDIKVVRIHAGQRAETAVTTGTKAWELFRDESDVVAARIGGALRDLAHELADGDEVESVAIDSPDGRDILRHSTAHVMAQAVQQLFPEAELGIGPPVENGFYYDFDVETPFVPEDLVKIESAMRKIIKENQRFERRVTTDADALDELKDEPYKIELIGLKGGAGTADTEGAAVEVGAGELTIYDNLGRSGEVKWSDLCRGPHLPTTKRIPAFKLMRSAAAYWRGDEKNKQLQRIYGTAWETKEALEEHLHRIEEAERRDHRKLGRELDLYSFPDEIGSGMAVFHPRGGVIKREMEDYVRRRHLEEGFDYVGTPHISKDGLFHTSGHLPYYADTMFPPMEMEHAEYRLKAMNCPMHNLIYRSRQRSYRELPLRFFEFGSVYRYEKSGVVHGLTRVRAMTQDDSHSYVTPEQAPAEVEHLLTFVTGLLRDFGLDDYYFELSTRDDSKPDKFIGSDDQWATATEVLETAARKFGVDLVPDPGGAAFYGPKISVQAKDAIGRTWQMSTIQYDFNQPAVDRFNLEYVAADGTRQQPVMIHSAKFGSIERFIGVLVEHYAGAFPPWLAPVQVQGIPVAERHHDYLFDIARQMKAQGLRVEVDDSDDRMQKKIRNAQLAKVPFMLIAGDDDVEKSAVSFRYRDGRQDNGVPLAEAIERVAAAVASREQV, from the coding sequence GTGTCCGACATCAAGGTCGTCCGCATCCACGCCGGTCAGCGTGCGGAGACGGCGGTCACGACGGGCACCAAGGCATGGGAGCTCTTCCGCGACGAGTCCGACGTCGTCGCGGCCCGCATCGGCGGCGCGCTCAGGGACCTGGCCCACGAGCTCGCCGACGGCGACGAGGTGGAGTCCGTGGCGATCGACTCGCCCGACGGGCGCGACATCCTGCGGCACTCGACCGCCCACGTGATGGCGCAGGCGGTGCAGCAGCTCTTCCCCGAGGCGGAGCTCGGCATCGGGCCGCCGGTGGAGAACGGCTTCTACTACGACTTCGACGTCGAGACCCCGTTCGTGCCCGAGGACCTGGTGAAGATCGAGTCCGCGATGCGCAAGATCATCAAGGAGAACCAGCGCTTCGAGCGCCGGGTCACCACCGACGCCGACGCCCTCGACGAGCTCAAGGACGAGCCCTACAAGATCGAGCTCATCGGGCTCAAGGGCGGCGCGGGCACGGCTGACACCGAAGGCGCCGCCGTCGAGGTCGGCGCCGGCGAGCTGACCATCTACGACAACCTCGGCCGCAGCGGCGAGGTCAAGTGGTCCGACCTGTGCCGCGGCCCGCACCTGCCGACCACCAAGCGGATCCCCGCGTTCAAGCTGATGCGCAGCGCGGCGGCCTACTGGCGCGGCGACGAGAAGAACAAGCAGCTGCAGCGCATCTACGGCACCGCCTGGGAGACCAAGGAGGCGCTCGAGGAGCACCTCCACCGCATCGAGGAGGCCGAGCGCCGCGACCACCGCAAGCTCGGCCGCGAGCTCGACCTCTACTCCTTCCCGGACGAGATCGGCTCCGGCATGGCGGTGTTCCACCCCAGGGGTGGCGTCATCAAGCGGGAGATGGAGGACTACGTCCGCCGCCGGCACCTCGAGGAGGGCTTCGACTACGTCGGCACCCCGCACATCAGCAAGGACGGCCTGTTCCACACCTCGGGCCACCTGCCCTACTACGCCGACACCATGTTCCCGCCGATGGAGATGGAGCACGCCGAGTATCGCCTCAAGGCGATGAACTGCCCGATGCACAACCTCATCTACCGCTCCCGGCAGCGCTCCTACCGCGAGCTGCCGCTGCGGTTCTTCGAGTTCGGCTCGGTCTACCGCTACGAGAAGTCCGGCGTCGTGCACGGCCTGACCCGGGTCCGCGCGATGACCCAGGACGACTCGCACTCCTACGTCACCCCGGAGCAGGCGCCGGCCGAGGTCGAGCACCTGCTGACCTTCGTCACCGGGCTGTTGCGCGACTTCGGCCTCGACGACTACTACTTCGAGCTGTCCACCCGCGACGACTCCAAGCCCGACAAGTTCATCGGCTCCGACGACCAGTGGGCGACCGCGACCGAGGTGCTGGAGACCGCCGCCCGCAAGTTCGGCGTGGACCTCGTGCCGGACCCGGGTGGCGCCGCGTTCTACGGGCCCAAGATCTCGGTGCAGGCCAAGGACGCGATCGGGCGCACCTGGCAGATGTCGACCATCCAGTACGACTTCAACCAGCCGGCGGTCGACCGGTTCAACCTCGAGTACGTCGCCGCCGACGGCACCCGCCAGCAGCCGGTGATGATCCACTCCGCGAAGTTCGGCTCGATCGAGCGGTTCATCGGCGTGCTGGTCGAGCACTACGCCGGCGCGTTCCCGCCCTGGCTGGCGCCGGTGCAGGTCCAGGGCATCCCCGTCGCCGAGCGCCACCACGACTACCTCTTCGACATCGCGCGGCAGATGAAGGCGCAGGGGCTGCGGGTCGAGGTCGACGACTCCGACGACCGGATGCAGAAGAAGATCCGCAACGCGCAGCTCGCCAAAGTGCCGTTCATGCTGATCGCCGGCGACGACGACGTCGAGAAGAGTGCCGTGTCGTTCCGCTACCGCGACGGCCGACAGGACAACGGCGTACCCCTCGCCGAGGCGATCGAGCGGGTGGCGGCGGCCGTGGCGAGCCGCGAGCAGGTCTGA
- a CDS encoding DUF4142 domain-containing protein — protein MDRVAGAARPAARALGAGDPPGRRRRPGGGVRARAPGRLRPVGAQDVAYLDFAARANLAEVALGKLAKKHAHSQEIRDFGRDMVRDHRRQYRALEGVASAVGVTLPTRPSREQRRLASAWARFDGKAFDCAYVPFQWGDHQLVIAMTEKEVTTGPDPAVTQAATASLPVLQEHHEHATMLLRGLRGC, from the coding sequence GTGGACCGAGTCGCTGGAGCGGCGCGCCCTGCCGCTCGGGCACTGGGCGCCGGTGACCCACCCGGCCGTCGTCGCCGACCAGGTGGCGGGGTTCGTGCGCGAGCACCCGGTCGCCTGAGACCGGTCGGCGCGCAGGACGTCGCCTACCTCGACTTCGCCGCCCGGGCGAACCTCGCGGAGGTGGCCCTCGGCAAGCTGGCGAAGAAGCACGCGCACAGCCAGGAGATTCGCGACTTCGGGCGCGACATGGTCCGTGACCACCGCCGGCAGTACCGCGCCCTCGAGGGCGTCGCGTCGGCGGTCGGCGTGACGCTGCCGACGCGGCCCTCCCGCGAGCAGCGGCGCCTCGCCAGCGCGTGGGCGCGCTTCGACGGCAAGGCGTTCGACTGCGCCTACGTGCCGTTCCAGTGGGGCGACCACCAGCTCGTGATCGCCATGACCGAGAAGGAGGTCACGACCGGCCCCGACCCGGCGGTGACCCAGGCGGCCACCGCGTCGCTGCCCGTGCTGCAGGAGCACCACGAGCACGCGACCATGCTGCTGCGCGGCCTGCGGGGCTGCTGA
- a CDS encoding alpha/beta fold hydrolase gives MTSQPLSRRGSVHRGRTDLAVFEGGDPDGPTLVMVHGWPDTHRMWHGVADLLADTHRLVAYDTRGQGESVSTQPDDGFTLDVLGSDLLAVVDSVSPDRPVHLLAHDWGSVQAWEAVCRPGAEQRIASFTSMSGPHLGHVTEWVRGTLSRPSARGVGEVLGQALSSSYVPFLVSPLAPPVLRAVGGPRGWRRLLGAVEGRPPAPEAYADSLADDMVSGLRYYRANLLRRHDRRSGLRTKVPVLQLALTRDPAIRPAALAASDPWTESLERRALPLGHWAPVTHPAVVADQVAGFVREHPVA, from the coding sequence GTGACGTCCCAGCCGCTGTCCCGGCGCGGGAGCGTGCACCGCGGGCGCACCGACCTGGCCGTCTTCGAGGGCGGCGACCCCGACGGTCCCACGCTGGTGATGGTCCACGGCTGGCCCGACACGCACCGGATGTGGCACGGCGTCGCCGACCTGCTCGCCGACACGCACCGGCTCGTCGCCTACGACACCCGCGGGCAGGGCGAGTCGGTCTCGACGCAGCCGGACGACGGCTTCACGCTCGACGTGCTGGGGTCCGACCTGCTGGCGGTCGTGGACTCCGTCAGCCCCGACCGGCCTGTGCACCTGCTCGCCCACGACTGGGGCTCGGTCCAGGCGTGGGAGGCGGTGTGCCGCCCCGGGGCGGAGCAACGCATCGCGTCCTTCACCTCGATGAGCGGCCCCCACCTCGGCCACGTGACGGAGTGGGTGCGCGGGACGCTGTCGCGGCCCAGCGCGCGCGGGGTGGGCGAGGTCCTGGGGCAGGCGTTGTCGTCGTCCTACGTGCCGTTCCTCGTCTCGCCGCTCGCGCCGCCGGTGCTCCGGGCGGTCGGCGGTCCTCGAGGGTGGCGGCGCCTGCTCGGGGCGGTGGAGGGCCGCCCGCCCGCACCCGAGGCGTACGCCGACTCGCTGGCCGACGACATGGTGAGCGGCCTGCGCTACTACCGGGCGAACCTGCTGCGCCGCCACGACCGCCGGTCGGGCCTGCGCACCAAGGTCCCGGTCCTCCAGCTCGCCCTGACGCGGGACCCGGCGATCAGGCCGGCGGCCCTCGCGGCGAGCGACCCGTGGACCGAGTCGCTGGAGCGGCGCGCCCTGCCGCTCGGGCACTGGGCGCCGGTGACCCACCCGGCCGTCGTCGCCGACCAGGTGGCGGGGTTCGTGCGCGAGCACCCGGTCGCCTGA
- a CDS encoding SDR family NAD(P)-dependent oxidoreductase, producing MTPGPRVVLVTGASSGIGEAAARQAAERGDHVVLLARGREALERVAVDCRALGAPSALVTPADVGDDAQVAAAVAEAMARHGRLDVVVSCAGVVAYGRIPDVPVEVFDRVLTTNVLGTVNVARHVLPVLRDQDAGSMVIVGSVVGHLAVPDMAAYVVSKWGVHGLVRQLRVENLDRPGVHIGYVAPGGVDTPIYRQAATYGDSVGRPPFPVTTPERVAARALAVADGRTRRSQVGIANDVIRFGYNALPWVYDRLVGPLFTLAAQDLTAPVEHGPGNVLSSSQERYGLRGGHGNALVGIGANLVELGRRRLGRDR from the coding sequence GTGACCCCGGGCCCCCGGGTCGTCCTGGTCACCGGAGCCTCGAGCGGCATCGGCGAGGCCGCCGCCCGACAGGCGGCCGAGCGGGGTGACCACGTGGTCCTCCTCGCGCGCGGACGCGAGGCGCTGGAGCGGGTGGCCGTGGACTGCCGGGCGCTCGGCGCGCCGTCCGCCCTCGTGACGCCCGCCGACGTCGGCGACGACGCGCAGGTCGCCGCCGCCGTCGCCGAGGCCATGGCCCGGCACGGACGGCTCGACGTCGTCGTCAGCTGCGCGGGCGTCGTGGCCTACGGCCGCATCCCCGACGTGCCCGTGGAGGTCTTCGACCGCGTCCTCACCACCAACGTCCTCGGCACCGTCAACGTCGCGCGCCACGTGCTGCCGGTGCTGCGCGACCAGGACGCCGGGAGCATGGTGATCGTCGGCTCGGTGGTCGGCCACCTCGCGGTGCCGGACATGGCGGCGTACGTCGTCAGCAAGTGGGGCGTGCACGGGCTCGTGCGCCAGCTCCGCGTCGAGAACCTCGACCGTCCGGGCGTGCACATCGGCTACGTCGCACCCGGCGGCGTCGACACGCCGATCTACCGCCAGGCGGCGACCTACGGCGACTCGGTCGGCCGGCCGCCGTTCCCCGTCACGACCCCGGAGCGGGTGGCCGCCCGGGCCCTCGCGGTCGCCGACGGACGCACGCGTCGCAGCCAGGTCGGGATCGCCAACGACGTGATCCGGTTCGGCTACAACGCGCTGCCGTGGGTCTACGACCGCCTCGTCGGCCCGTTGTTCACCCTCGCCGCGCAGGACCTCACGGCACCCGTCGAGCACGGGCCCGGCAACGTGCTCTCGTCGAGCCAGGAGCGCTACGGCCTCCGCGGCGGCCACGGCAACGCCCTGGTGGGCATCGGCGCCAACCTGGTCGAGCTGGGCCGGCGCCGCCTCGGTCGCGATCGGTGA
- a CDS encoding YihY/virulence factor BrkB family protein has product MDRASTKTHENTDKPDSPGQLTKPSWTYVLRKTVREFMDDQCTDLAAALTYYAVLALFPAALAMLSIVGLVSDGRKTVDALLKVLEDIGAGSAASTLEPTLVQLSQSSAAGLALVLGIAAALWSASGYVGAFGRGMNRIYEIEEGRPIWKLRPMMLLVTVITVVLTALVALSLVLTGPAAEAVGNAIGLGSTVVTVWNIAKWPVMLLVVVFIVALLYYATPNVKQPKFRWISVGAAVAIVVWILASAAFGFYVANFSSYGKTYGSLAGVIVFLLWLWITNLALLFGAELDAELERGRELQAGLPAEEEIQLPPRDTTKIDKAEAKEREDVARGRRLRETAGNDADPDDASSSSDAHASRNGDR; this is encoded by the coding sequence ATGGATCGTGCATCGACGAAGACCCACGAGAACACCGACAAGCCGGACTCCCCGGGCCAGCTCACCAAGCCGTCGTGGACCTACGTCCTCCGCAAGACGGTGCGGGAGTTCATGGACGACCAGTGCACCGACCTCGCCGCCGCGCTCACCTACTACGCCGTCCTGGCGCTCTTCCCGGCCGCCCTCGCGATGCTGTCGATCGTCGGGCTGGTCAGCGACGGGCGCAAGACCGTGGACGCGCTGCTGAAGGTCCTGGAGGACATCGGCGCGGGCAGCGCCGCCAGCACCCTCGAGCCCACCCTCGTCCAGCTGAGCCAGAGCTCGGCGGCCGGGCTGGCCCTGGTGCTCGGGATCGCGGCCGCCCTGTGGTCGGCGTCGGGCTACGTCGGCGCCTTTGGCCGGGGGATGAACCGCATCTACGAGATCGAGGAGGGACGCCCGATCTGGAAGCTGCGCCCGATGATGCTGCTCGTCACGGTGATCACCGTCGTCCTCACCGCCCTCGTGGCGCTCAGCCTCGTCCTGACCGGCCCGGCCGCGGAGGCGGTCGGCAACGCGATCGGGCTGGGCTCCACCGTGGTGACCGTGTGGAACATCGCCAAGTGGCCCGTGATGCTGCTCGTCGTCGTGTTCATCGTCGCGCTGCTCTACTACGCCACGCCCAACGTCAAGCAGCCCAAGTTCCGCTGGATCAGCGTGGGCGCCGCCGTCGCCATCGTCGTGTGGATCCTGGCCTCGGCCGCGTTCGGCTTCTACGTCGCCAACTTCAGCTCCTACGGCAAGACGTACGGCTCGCTGGCCGGCGTGATCGTCTTCCTGCTCTGGCTCTGGATCACCAACCTCGCCCTGCTCTTCGGCGCGGAGCTCGACGCCGAGCTCGAGCGCGGTCGCGAGCTCCAGGCCGGCCTGCCTGCGGAGGAGGAGATCCAGCTGCCGCCCCGCGACACGACCAAGATCGACAAGGCCGAGGCCAAGGAGCGCGAGGACGTCGCGCGTGGCCGCCGGCTCCGCGAGACCGCCGGCAACGACGCCGACCCGGACGACGCCTCCTCGTCCTCCGACGCGCACGCGTCGCGGAACGGCGACCGGTGA
- a CDS encoding MSMEG_6728 family protein: protein MQTFLPYPDFESSARSLDARRLGKQRVECLQVVRGLTVPTYGWRHHPAVKMWRGHLEALGRYTLVCCEVWTEPGRADTCAATVMTDLRAAGVTQVRTQAELAEAGALPAWLGDEDFHRSHQSALLRKDPELYGPLFPGVPPDLDYVWPPPVDGG, encoded by the coding sequence ATGCAGACCTTCCTGCCCTACCCGGACTTCGAGAGCTCGGCGCGGTCGCTGGACGCGCGCCGGCTCGGCAAGCAGCGGGTCGAGTGCCTCCAGGTGGTGCGCGGCCTCACCGTCCCCACCTACGGCTGGCGGCACCACCCGGCCGTGAAGATGTGGCGCGGCCACCTCGAGGCGCTGGGCCGCTACACGCTCGTGTGCTGCGAGGTGTGGACCGAGCCCGGACGCGCCGACACGTGCGCCGCCACGGTCATGACCGACCTGCGGGCCGCGGGCGTGACGCAGGTCCGGACCCAGGCCGAGCTGGCGGAGGCCGGCGCGCTGCCCGCCTGGCTGGGCGACGAGGACTTCCACCGCTCCCACCAGTCGGCGCTGCTGCGCAAGGACCCGGAGCTCTACGGCCCGCTCTTCCCCGGCGTGCCGCCGGACCTCGACTACGTCTGGCCGCCGCCGGTCGACGGCGGCTGA
- a CDS encoding HAD-IA family hydrolase, whose translation MIRAVVLDVGGVLEVVDDDAFPAPAEQRLGLPPGSIAAGLAALPGDAALGQVTEAEVRAEWQRTLGLDDVQADELMADFWRWYVGTLDRRLAGWFAAQRPARLTAILSNSGPGAREAERLHGFEDITDDIVYSHEVGLAKPDPAAYELTARRLGVAPGEVLFLDDVEANVEAARAAGWHAVLHTGTEESIAEMERIIARQADGEADRGQPPSTGGGQT comes from the coding sequence GTGATCCGCGCCGTGGTCCTCGACGTCGGGGGCGTGCTGGAGGTCGTCGACGACGACGCCTTCCCCGCGCCGGCCGAGCAGCGCCTCGGCCTCCCACCCGGCAGCATCGCGGCCGGCCTGGCTGCGCTGCCGGGCGACGCCGCGCTCGGGCAGGTCACCGAGGCGGAGGTGCGTGCCGAGTGGCAGCGCACCCTCGGCCTCGACGACGTCCAGGCCGACGAGCTGATGGCGGACTTCTGGCGGTGGTACGTCGGCACGCTGGACCGCCGGCTGGCGGGCTGGTTCGCCGCGCAGCGACCGGCCCGGCTGACCGCGATCCTGTCCAACTCCGGCCCCGGTGCCCGCGAGGCCGAGCGGCTCCACGGCTTCGAGGACATCACCGACGACATCGTCTACAGCCACGAGGTCGGGCTCGCCAAGCCCGACCCGGCGGCGTACGAGCTCACCGCCCGCCGCCTCGGCGTCGCGCCCGGCGAGGTGCTGTTCCTCGACGACGTCGAGGCCAACGTCGAGGCGGCCCGCGCGGCCGGCTGGCACGCGGTCCTGCACACCGGCACGGAGGAGTCCATCGCCGAGATGGAGCGGATCATCGCCCGCCAGGCCGACGGCGAGGCGGACCGGGGTCAGCCGCCGTCGACCGGCGGCGGCCAGACGTAG